The segment CCAGAAATAAAATTACATTCGTGTGTATTCAATAACCGCATTGGATTCCTCATTTAATGAAAAGCTATTATCTTGAAAAACGCATCATTGCGCTCTGAGCAATCCTCACGAATTTCTACTAGGTTGTCATCCCAGAATTTTGCGAAGCAAAATATCTGGGATCCACAGGCGTTTTGCGCCTGGTAGCCCTTTGGGCTACTAGGTGCCAGCCTTCGCTGGCATGACATATTATCTGATTTCTTCAGAATAAAAATTTTGTGGAGATCGCTCAGATTGCGATGATGTACTTAATTACAAATGAGCTACAAAATTCTCTTCAACAAGCGTGCGCAATGGAACCAGTTTGCCATGAAAAAAATGTGACGCGTCCAATTTAAGAAGTGACATAGGAAATTGCATCTTTGCTTTTTGCTTTTCGAACCATGTATATACATCTTCAGGCACAACGACTTCATCTTGCTGCCCTTGTATCACAATCCAAGGACATTCTAGGGCGGGCAACTTGTCATAAGGCTGATGATGAACCGCAGGCGCAACCGAAAACAGTTGTGCACATGGATACTTTGTCGCAGCCAATGCAGCAATGTAAGCACCAAAAGAAAAACCTGCTAGCCAAATCTTAGTATTAGGCATAACCAGATTTGCCCATTCAATCACGGCAAGTAAATCCTCAACCTCACCAATTGAGTCGCCAAAGCTACCTTGGCTTTTTCCGACTCCGCGGTAGTTAAAGCGAATCGTTGCCAAACCTTTATTGTTAAAAGCACGGCTTACAATATGCACTACTTTGTTGTTCATCGTTCCTTCTTGTAAAGGATGAGGATGACAAACAATACCTACACCTATCGGTGCATCAACAGAGCAAGTAATGGCTTCAATGATACCCGCAGATCCATTGAGATTTACATGCTTCTCACCTTGCGGGAACTCAAGTGGTGGAACTTCAAATGGATGATGCATCAGGGATCCGTTTAATATCAGCACCTAATTGTGCTAATTTTTCTTCAATACATTCATAACCTCTGTCGATATGGTAAATTCTATCAACCAAGGTCTGTCCTCTTGCCACAAGCCCAGCTAACACCAAGCTCGCAGAAGCTCTTAAGTCTGTGGCCATCACCTGTGCCCCTGTTAAATGCGGTGCACCAACAGAATAGGCTTTATTGCCACTTAACTTAATATTGGCTCCCATTCTTCTCAATTCTTGGGCATGCATAAAACGGTTTTCAAAAATAGTTTCTGTGATTTCGCCTTTACCACTCGCAATTGTATTCAAGGCTAAAAACTGTGCTTGCATATCAGTTGGGAATCCTGGATAAGGCTCTGTTGTAAAATTTACAGCCTTAGGGCGCTCTTTACGCATATCTAAGGTAATCCAATCTTTGCCAAAACTAATGTTTGCACCGGCCTCTTCTAATTTTTCTAGTACGACGGTCAACAAATCAGGTGAAGTATTTTTAGCTGTTATCTTGCCACCTGTCATTGCGGCAGCAACCAAGTAAGTGCCAGTTTCAACGCGATCTGGAAGCACTCTATAACTTCCACCAGACAATGCATCTACCCCATCAATCACAATTGTACTTGTACCAAATCCTGAAATTTGTGCGCCAAGAGAATTTAAGAAATTAGCCAAATCGCATACCTCTGGCTCTCTGGCTGCATTTTTAATCACCGTCGTGCCTTCTGCTAATACGGCAGCCATCATTAAGTTTTCTGTACCGGTAACTGAAACCACATCAAAACTAAGCTCTGCACCTTTCAAGCGCCCTTTTACCGAAGCATCGATATATCCGTTTTTCACATCAATATCTGCACCCATTTTGCGTAAACCCAAGACATGAAAATCGACTGGACGATGACCAATAGCACAACCACCTGGTAAGGAAACCCTTGCTTGCCCATATTTCGTAACCAGTGGTCCTAAAACCAAAATAGAAGCACGCATGGTTCTTACTAGTTTATAAGGCGCATAAAAATTATTGACCTCTTTTGCATTAATCTCAATCGACAGATCTTCTTGCACAGTCAACTTAACGCCCATCTGCCCAAGCAATTCCATCGTTGTTGTGACATCATTCAGATGAGGGATATTACTTAATCTAACATTTTGGTCGGTTAACAAACATGCTGCTAAAATAGGCAAAACACTGTTCTTCGCTCCTGAGATTTTGACTTCGCCATAGAGCGGGTTTCCGCCACGAATTAGATGTTTATCCATTGATTGGTTTCTCATTCTGAATAAAAGAAGTTAATGAAAGAATGATAGCCGAATTACCCTATAAAAGCGATTTTAGTGTGCAATATTCATACAATAAAAAATTAGTTTTTTAACTGTCTATTGAGACGTTTGCTATGCTTTCTATGCGTGCTGCCTTTAATCTTTCATGATGAACACGGTAGGTAATAAAATGATAGCGATTAGGCGCTTTAGCAACAACTTCAAAACAAGTAGGACATTGTGCAATGGCTGTACGCAAATAGGTAACAGCTGGCCCATCCATAATGGCATCATCCACATCTATCACATAATCAGGCTGTTTCTCTTCTAACTCATCTAATAATGCCTGCATATCATACTGAATATTCAAACGATAATTGGGTGTTGCCAGCTTTGTATGTGGATAAAACAATCCATAAATATAGCGACTCGGCACCCATAGCAATACAGACTGATTTTTATAAATATTTTGATAAATCCAATCAGCATCTTGTCCAAAATACCGGCTTAAACGGATCCGATCCCCATCATATAAGCTCACACCCTTTTGCTCTATGTAACAGACCTTGTACCAAAGTAAAGCGCTTATACTCACGCTAATCATCACAAGACACAAAGTAACTTGGCGTCGATACTGCATTATTTTTGTACTCAATGATGCAAGATGATACTCAAAATTAAAAAAATAAAATGCTTTAAATTGTGAGGCAACAATAACAAACCATGCGAGCACCATCAGATGCTGCCCCAACCGGAGCTGATAGGCACCAAAAATAAACCACAATAAAATACCTGGCACCAAAAACAACCCATAAATCACTTTTAATAAGCTATGTTGTTTGCAGGAAAGATAGGCCAAAACAAAGAGTACTAACAAGGTTGGCTGTGCTATTAAGTAAGTATAAGCAGAAGAAGCTAACTGTGAAAATAGGTTTCTATTTCCTTTCGATAACCAGATCACACCTTTATTTTCTTCGAAGTTATGTCCTTCTGTAGAAAGCCACAACCATGCTGCCCCCAACAACAACACCAATAAGCCCATTAATGCGCACTTAAAATAGGCTGTTCTTGGTTTTGAAAAGAGAAGGCCATGCACTATAAATACACTCAAGATGGCGACCCACTGCAACCCAGGTTGTTTACTTAAAAAGGCAGCAATAGCAGCAAGTACAGCAAATAAGAGGTAAGACAAGGCAATCTTTTCACTCTTGTATCCCTTAGAAATACGATTGATCCTCTGACACCAATGATGATAGCGCCAGTAACAAATTACAGAAAGAATCACCCCTGAAGTCATGAGTGGATCAGCATATCCATCATCAAAAAACTGAGATAAATTGCACACAAAAAGTAAAAATACTAAACCTGCTGAATACAAAATAATGTTAGGCGTACGATATGACTTCAACAATAAACCAATTGCATTTAGCATCATAAAAGGAAACAAGATAAGCAAAGATTTCACTGGCAACTGCAAGCTCAAATCACCCAGCAACTGATAGCAATAGCTTAATAGTTTTGGTAATAATTGCGGGTACGGCGCACCCGTATGTGAAATATCAATGGGGATCGATAAATAATGTTGGATTGCCCAAAAATTCCAACTATAAATCTCATCGCCTCGATCAAAGCCATGGGTCGCTAATTTAATAAAAAAAGGTAATAACACGACAGCATGGAAAAAGTAGAGCTTACATGCTGATTTTGACCAATAGTGCTGCACTGTCTGAAAATTTCTGCGCACCCTAAAGACTGCGATAGAACACAAAATAACAGATGCCATTATGACCGTGGATTGTTCGTAGAATCCTAAGATCAGAAAAAATGAAACCAGCAGATAGACGATCAGCGCACTGATCATGGGCGTCAATACAAACAATCTAGGATGTAAGGCAAGTTTGGGAAATAAAGCCAATGCAGGTGCAAAATACACACAGATAGCAAGTATCAAGCAGTAAACAACAAACACTATACTTCCGTTAGCGCAATCAAGCCATCCAAACCACTAACGCGACTTAAATCAAGCATTTGCGAAGGTACTTTTGTAAAGAGTAATTTTGTTCTCTTTCTCTTCGCCTCTCTCAAAACAGCCGTCACAAATGCTAAGCTTGCACTATCACAATATGCAACCGCTTCAAGATTTAAAATAAGAGTATCATCATAGGTAATGAGTACTTTTGTTTTCTCAAGGGCATACTCAACTGTATCAAAGCTAAGTTCGCCTTTGACATGAATAGCCCCTTTTTCCTGAGTAATATTAACTTCTTTCATTCGTTATTTAACTTCGTCTGTAAAACATTACTTGATCGGTTTTTTGTTGTGCTCTTTCATTCGTTGAATAACACTGTCCATACCGCTACGCTCAATTTCTTGAGAAAACTGTGATTGAAATCCTTTCAGAAGGCTCACACCCTCGATACTAATATCATACACTTTCCAAGCATCACTTTTAGCAATCAGTCTATACGTAACTTTGATCTGCTCTTTGCCTGGCTCTCTAATCACACTTGCAACTTGAACTCTTTGCTTGCCTTCAATACTGCCACGAATTGGGAAATATTCGACTCTCTGATTATCAAACTGCATCAAAGTAGAGGCATAAGTACGAATCAACAAATCCCTAAATTCATTGGTAAATAATGCTCTTTGTGAAGGCGTTGCTTTTTGCCAACCATTTCTACCCGCTACCCATCGCGCCATCGCTGTTTCATCAACATGTGGCACCAAGATTTTATCAATAATCTCAACAACACCTTGCGGATTTTTTTTAAGCTCACGATTATGTGTTTTAAGCGTTGAGAGCATTTGATCTGTCACACGCTCCAACATTTTCTCAGGACGCTCACTTGGGAACGCTTGCAAACTTTGCAAGGTTAATAAAAAGAAAAACGCAATTAATTTAAAATTCTTTAACATACCTGTACCTATGTTCGTCATTATTGTGCCTGTGGCTCGCTTTCAAGAGATTCGGAATCTCCTTTTTTATCCAGATCTAAACCACTCGCCTTGGAGGAGAAAAACTTATTAATCAAATCTTCTAAAACGACTGCTTGAAGGGTATTGCCAACATCAATATGATCCCCCTCTTTGAAAAATTCGTCCATACTCATACCAGGCGTAATGCTAATGTAGTTATCGCCCAATAAGCCCGAAGTCTTGATACTGGCCTCTGAATCTTCTGGAATATTATCGAAATTATTGTCTATGAGCATTGTTACCACAGCATTATACGTGTCTTTATTAAAATAAATATCAGTTACACGCCCAATTGCCACTCCTGCAATGGATACTTTTGCGCGCGGCTTTAATCCACCTACATTTGTAAATTCCGCTGTAATTTTGTAACCACCTTTTGATTCATAGATGTCATTTAATCCACTCACTTTAACCGCTAACATTAATAACGCTAGCATACCCAGCAATACAAAAATACCAACGGTAATTTCTATTATCCGTTTCTGCATTAATTCAACCCTCCAAACATAACAGCGGTTAAAAAGAAATCTAAACCTAATATTGCAAGGGAAGAATAGACAACCGTCTTTGTTGTTGCTCGCCCAATGCCTTCAGATGTTGGCAAACAGTCATAGCCTTGATAGACAGCTATCCAAGTAATGACTGTTCCAAAGACAACACTCTTAATGATGCCATTTAAGACATCCTCATAGAAATCAACTGAACTTTTCATATTGGACCAGAATGCGCCTGCATCTACGCCTAACCACTCTACACCCACCATATAACCGCCAAAAATAGCAACGGCAGAAAAAATGAGCGCGAGCAATGGCATTGAAAGTTGCCCTGCCCAAAATCGAGGTGCAATAATTCTTTTTAAAGGATCAACCGCTAGCATTTCCATGCTAGCTAACTGCTCTGTTGCTTTCATTAACCCAATTTCTGCGGTTAAAGCAGAGCCGGCTCGCCCAGCAAACAGTAATCCCGCTACCACAGGGCCTAACTCTCTGACTAAACTCAAGGCAACTAATTGACCCAGCGCTTGATCAGCACCAAATTTTGACAAAATAGTATAGCCTTGCAACCCTAAGACCATACCAATGAATAAGCCCGATACCACAATAATAACAAGCGATAACACCCCCACCGAATACATCTGGGGGATCAATAATCCAAATCCTTTCCAACCTTGTGGTTTTCCAAAGACAACTTGAAGCAAAAAAAGAGCGGTTTGACCTGCTCGCTGACACACTTCTAGTGAAGTTCTACCTAATTTTTGTAATTGACGTAGCAACTTTATTCCCCCAACAGATCGAATTCATAATTCGGTGCAGGATAATGAAAAGGCACAGGGCCATCTGGCAAACCTTGCATAAACTGCTTCACCCAACTTGAAGCCTTGTTCATGAGTTGATCCGGCGTACCTTCTCCAATCACCCGACCTTCTGCAATCACATAGGTATAATCAGCAATACTGATTGTTTCATGCACATCGTGCGACACGATAATAGAGGTTATATTGAGCGCATCATTCAACAATCGAATCAACTGCACAAGCACTCCCATTGAAATAGGATCTTGACCCGCAAAGGGTTCATCGTACATAACAACTGAAGGATCTAAGGCAATGGTTCGTGCTAAAGCGGCTCTTCTTTTCATGCCGCCTGACAGCTCATTAGGCATTAATTCACGCGCGCCTCTTAAACCCACCGCTTGTAATTTCATGAGCACGATATCTCGAATGAGTGCTTCTGATAAAGTCGTATGCTCTCGTAAAGGAAAGGCAACATTATCAAAGACACTCAACTCAGAAAATAATGCACCACTCTGAAACAACATGCCCATCTTCTTTCGTACTTCATAGAGCTTCTCCCTTTTGAGTGTTGGAACGTCCAATCCCTCAAACAGTACTTGCCCTTTATCAGGTGCTATCTGTCCACCAATCAATCTAAGCAAGGTTGTTTTGCCTGAACCACTGGGCCCCATAATGGCTGTTACTTTTCCGCGCGGTACAGAGAGTGTAATGTCGTCAAAAATGGCCCGATTGCCTCTATAAAACGACATACCTTTTATTTCTATGGCATTTGACTGATTAAAGGTCATAGCATTTCATCTTGTGGTTTCTTCTCTTAAAATGAATTTATCAACACTAGAATAATCGATATTGAAATAAAATGGCATGATATCATACTAAATGAGCATCATTATCCTAACCAACAAATAAAATGTGTCAACTAACTATTTTCGCGCTATTTTTTAAAATTGTGTTATAATTTTAAGTATTTTTGATATCCAAGAAAATTTTTTTTATGAAAACAATAACAAATAAGTTTATTGCCCTCGGCAAAGCCGTTGTGCAAACAGAAACAGAAGCCGTACAAGCACTCATCGAACGCATTGACGAACAATTTGCAAAAGCATGTGAGTTACTTATCCAAGTTGAAGGCCGGATTGTTGTAACAGGTATGGGAAAATCTGGGCATATTGGTGGCAAGATCGCCGCAACCTTAGCAAGCACAGGCAGCCCATCTTTCTTTGTACATCCCGGGGAAGCCAGTCATGGTGATATGGGCATGATCACCAAAAAAGATGCCGTTATCGCTATTTCTAATTCTGGCGAAACCAATGAAATTTTAACCATACTCCCTCTTATCAAACGATTGGGTGTACCTTTAATTTCTTTGACCAGTAATCCAAAATCTACACTCGCCTTATGCGCCGATATTAGCTTAGATATCAGTGTTAAAAAAGAAGCCTGTGCACTTGGACTTGCGCCCACCTCAAGCACCACAGTTACTTTAGTGATGGGTGACGCATTAGCCATTGCACTCTTAGATGCCAAAGGCTTCAGTGCAGAAGATTTTGCACTCTCGCACCCAGGTGGCAGCTTAGGACGACGATTGCTGCTAAAGATTGACGATATATTACATACGGGTAATGCTATCCCCATTGTACAGCAAACAGCCACCGTCAAAGAAGCGCTGATTGAAATGACCCGCTGCAACCTTGGCATTACTGCAATTGTGGATAGTGCGCAAAAACAAATTGGCTTGTTCACAGATGGCGACTTACGTCGTGCATTGGATTTAGACATTAATATTTCTAAAACCCCTATTACGCAAGTGATGACACCACGTGGCAAAGTGATTAATAAAGGTTTGCTAGCTGCTGAAGCATTACGCATTATGGAAAGCAATAAAATTAATGCATTACTTGTCGTAGATGAAGATCGAAAATTAGTAGGCGCTTTAAACATGCACGATTTGCTTCGCGCAGGCGTAATGTAGGCTGCTGATGCAACAACTCACTCTAAGTGTTCTCTTTGCTTTAATACTGAGTTTAGGTATCACTGCGTTTTGGCTTCAATATCAAGTACTCAGTGAACCTTCACAAACAGAATCCTCTCCCTCTGTGCTCAGTGAATCTATGCATACCGTTACTGCTTTTCGTTTTGATGCATCCGGCAATAAAGTCCAAACCATCAAAATGGAAAGCTGGTTCCAATATACAAAAGACCCTAATATCTTTATGGAATTTCCGATTGTTGAAGTTCAAAATCCAGATGGAACAGATTGGTATTTAACAGCAAATAAAGGCTTGGGCAAAGAAACAAAAGTAAAGGGTCAGTTTGATGTTATTTCACTCATCGATAGTGTTGATGTACGACAAAGAAAAAATGGCATCCTTCAACTAGCGCTGCAAACGCAACAATTAGACTATCAACCCAAAACCAAAGATGTGGCTACGAATCTTCCTGTGCAGATTAAAAATGAAAATTTAAACTTAAACGCAACAGGTATGAAAGCAAACATTACGGATAAACAAATTACTTTTTTAGGTAGAGTTAATTCAAGATATGTACCATAAGCATAACAATCCACTTCGTAAAACAAAACATTCTCCTTCGCCTTCTGCAAAAAGTATCCTTTGCTTGTTATTCTTTCTTGCAAGTTTCATATCTGTTTCTAGCTATGCAAATACCCTTTCTTTTAAGTCAGATGCACCCATTGAAATTGAATCTGATCATGTGGTTTTTGATCAGAATACAGGTGAATTAACCTATCAAGGAAATGTGATTGTCATCAGCGGCACTCAAAAACTGTATGCAAATAAAGTCATTTTGAAAAGAGATAATCAAAAAGGTATTCAATCCATTCAGGCAACAGGAACGCCAGCACACTTTATTAATTTATTAAAAGACGAAGTTACCCCTGTTCATGCTTACGCATCACAGATCGATTACGATCCCAATTTAGCGCTTTTAACCTTAACAGGCCAAGCAAAAATTGTACATCAAGCAGATACTTTTGAAGGCCCTTTGCTAAGATATATTATTGAAGACCAAAAAATTGAGGCCATTCACTCAAAAAATCAACGCCCTAAGATGACCATTACGCCCCAAGGTTAAAAATTAAAGGTTAAACATACAATAAAATGTGAATAGGTTGAACATGAGCCACTCTCTCATTGCACAAGATCTTTCAAAACGCTTCAAAAGCCGGCAAGTTGTAAAACAAGTATCTTTTAAAGTAAATAGTGGCCAAGTTGTTGGCTTACTTGGACCCAATGGCGCAGGCAAGACAACGTGTTTTTATATGGTTGTTGGGCTAATTGCCTGTAACACCGGACATGTCTTTCTCAATGATGAAGATATTACACAACTCCCTATGCATCTACGTGCCCAAAAAGGCATTGGCTACCTACCACAAGAAGCCTCTGTGTTTCGCAAACTCTCTGTTGAACAGAATATTCTCGCTATTTTAGAAACTCGTACGGATCTGGATAAGCAAAAAAAATCTCAGCACTTAGAAAACTTGCTCAAAGAATTCAACTTAAATCATATCAAAAACAACTTGGGTATCAGCTTATCTGGTGGAGAAAGAAGACGTGTCGAAATTGCGAGAGCACTCGCCCTATCTCCCAAATTTATTTTATTGGATGAGCCTTTTGCAGGTGTTGATCCCATTTCAATCCAAGAAATAAAACAGCAAATAAAATATTTAGCTCAACGTGACATTGGCATTCTCATCACTGATCACAATGTAAGAGACACACTTGCTATTTGTGACAATGCCACCATTATCAGTGAAGGCACCGTCATTGCTATGGGTGGTGCACAAGAGATACTCAGTAATCAAAAAGTAAGAGATGTGTATCTAGGGGAAGAATTTACTTTGTAATTCAACAAACAAATTCAGCCTCTCATCCAACCAAAATTTGGCATGGATAAGAAAGAAAGGGGGTAATATGGGATTGATATTACCCCCTTTAAGCTTCAAAAATCGAGTTATTTAATTAATCTAACAAATACTACTTCGCATTTCATTCATCTTTCCTTATATTATAATTAAGTATAAAGACAAGCTCATAGAGGTAGATGTGAAACCGACTTTGCAGTTACGCATTGGTCAACAACTTAGCATGACACCTCAGTTACAACAAGCCATACGGCTGTTGCAACTTTCCTCTCTAGATTTGCAACAAGAAATACAAGAAGCACTGGATAAAAATCCAATGCTAGAAGCAATGGATGATATAGAGCCATCAAACAGCACAAATGAAAACGATGTGACGGATCCTAACGCTGAACAACACGATAGCTATGACACGAATGAGTTACTAGACTCGCATCATGAAAATGACCGCAAGGATGCATCCGAAACCCAAGTGAATGACTATATTGATGATAATGCTTGGGCATCAGAAAAAATGAATGGGAAAACAAAAGAAAGCCATCATCAAAGTACCGGAAATGAGATAGAAAGACTCACCAGTCACGACGCAAATCTACAAGAACATTTGCTATGGCAAATGCAGCTTACCCCCTTTTCATTGACGGACTGCTTAATTGCTACAACACTGATCGATTCAATTAATGAAGATGGTTACTTAACAAGCACAATAGAAGATATCTATACCACACTCAAAGAAGAAGTCGATATTGATATTGAGGAAGTTGAAGCCGTATTACATCGTATTCAGCAGTTTGATCCTGTTGGGGTGGGTGCCCGAAATTTAAGTGAATGCCTTCGCGTACAACTCCAAAAGTTATCTCCAGATATGCTATGGCGCAATAAAGCCATTGAACTGGTTTGTACTTATTTAGATCTATTGGCAAAACGTGATTATGCTGCGCTACGCAAATATTTACAGCTGTCTTTGGAAGATCTAAGACAAGTTATACAATTAATTCAAACACAAAATCCAAGACCTGGTAGAGAGATTGGAGGCGCATCTTCAGAATATATTACGCCCGATGTATTTGTACGCAAACGCTTTAACCGTTGGGTAGTAGACTTAAATCCTGAGTGCACACCCTCTCTAAAAATTAATGCAAACTATGCAGGCATGATTCGCCGTGCTGATTCTAGTCGAGATAATCAGTTTTTAAGGAATCAACTACAAGAAGCAAGATGGTTTCTAAAGAGCATTGAAAATCGCAATGAAACTTTAATTAAAGTTTCTGAATGCATTGTAGAAGCTCAGCATGATTTTTTTGAATTAGGAGATGTAGGCATGAAGCCATTGATTCTTCATCAAGTTGCAGATAAGGTTGGCATGCATGAATCTACTATCTCACGCATCACAAACCAAAAATATATGCACACACCAAGAGGCACGTTTGAACTGAAATATTTCTTTTCTAGCCATGTAACTACAGCATCAGGCGGTGAATGTTCAGCAACAGCGATTAGAGCCCATATTAAAAAACTCATTGCTGAAGAAAATCATCAGAAGCCACTCAGCGATGACAAACTGGCTAAATTGTTAGCAGAAGAAGGAATACAAGTTGCGAGAAGAACGGTTGCAAAGTATCGCGAAGCAATGACCATCCCTCCTTCTAATGAGCGAAAAAAATTAATCTAACTTACATAATAAGGAAAAATTATGCAATTAAATATTACTGGTCACCATGTTGATGTAACACCTGCATTGAAAAGTTATGTACAAGATAAATTCAAAAAAATTGAACGTCGTTTCAACAATATTACCAATATTCATGTCACATTAACGGTAGAAACAAAAACATTGCAGCGTGCTGAAGCAACTGTAAATCTGGCGAAAGCAGAAATACATGCTACTTCTGAGCACGAAAATATGTATGCCGCTATTGATGCATTGATTGATAAACTCGATAGACAAGTCGTAAAACATAAGGAAAAATTAAACGATCGCAGCGATGATGGTCTGGTGTAAAGCGATTCACATTCATCATACTAGTGATAAAAAATAACAATTTGATATAAAAATTAAAGGAATATCATGTCAACGCATTTATCCATTCCAGCAATTACATTGTTGGATTTTCTTACTTGTGAACGCACAGTTAATGCTGTGCCTGCAACAAGTAAAAAGAAAGCGT is part of the Candidatus Berkiella cookevillensis genome and harbors:
- a CDS encoding alpha/beta hydrolase, which codes for MHHPFEVPPLEFPQGEKHVNLNGSAGIIEAITCSVDAPIGVGIVCHPHPLQEGTMNNKVVHIVSRAFNNKGLATIRFNYRGVGKSQGSFGDSIGEVEDLLAVIEWANLVMPNTKIWLAGFSFGAYIAALAATKYPCAQLFSVAPAVHHQPYDKLPALECPWIVIQGQQDEVVVPEDVYTWFEKQKAKMQFPMSLLKLDASHFFHGKLVPLRTLVEENFVAHL
- the murA gene encoding UDP-N-acetylglucosamine 1-carboxyvinyltransferase, with amino-acid sequence MDKHLIRGGNPLYGEVKISGAKNSVLPILAACLLTDQNVRLSNIPHLNDVTTTMELLGQMGVKLTVQEDLSIEINAKEVNNFYAPYKLVRTMRASILVLGPLVTKYGQARVSLPGGCAIGHRPVDFHVLGLRKMGADIDVKNGYIDASVKGRLKGAELSFDVVSVTGTENLMMAAVLAEGTTVIKNAAREPEVCDLANFLNSLGAQISGFGTSTIVIDGVDALSGGSYRVLPDRVETGTYLVAAAMTGGKITAKNTSPDLLTVVLEKLEEAGANISFGKDWITLDMRKERPKAVNFTTEPYPGFPTDMQAQFLALNTIASGKGEITETIFENRFMHAQELRRMGANIKLSGNKAYSVGAPHLTGAQVMATDLRASASLVLAGLVARGQTLVDRIYHIDRGYECIEEKLAQLGADIKRIPDASSI
- a CDS encoding STAS domain-containing protein, which produces MKEVNITQEKGAIHVKGELSFDTVEYALEKTKVLITYDDTLILNLEAVAYCDSASLAFVTAVLREAKRKRTKLLFTKVPSQMLDLSRVSGLDGLIALTEV
- a CDS encoding MlaC/ttg2D family ABC transporter substrate-binding protein, giving the protein MLKNFKLIAFFFLLTLQSLQAFPSERPEKMLERVTDQMLSTLKTHNRELKKNPQGVVEIIDKILVPHVDETAMARWVAGRNGWQKATPSQRALFTNEFRDLLIRTYASTLMQFDNQRVEYFPIRGSIEGKQRVQVASVIREPGKEQIKVTYRLIAKSDAWKVYDISIEGVSLLKGFQSQFSQEIERSGMDSVIQRMKEHNKKPIK
- the mlaD gene encoding outer membrane lipid asymmetry maintenance protein MlaD — its product is MQKRIIEITVGIFVLLGMLALLMLAVKVSGLNDIYESKGGYKITAEFTNVGGLKPRAKVSIAGVAIGRVTDIYFNKDTYNAVVTMLIDNNFDNIPEDSEASIKTSGLLGDNYISITPGMSMDEFFKEGDHIDVGNTLQAVVLEDLINKFFSSKASGLDLDKKGDSESLESEPQAQ
- the mlaE gene encoding lipid asymmetry maintenance ABC transporter permease subunit MlaE → MKLLRQLQKLGRTSLEVCQRAGQTALFLLQVVFGKPQGWKGFGLLIPQMYSVGVLSLVIIVVSGLFIGMVLGLQGYTILSKFGADQALGQLVALSLVRELGPVVAGLLFAGRAGSALTAEIGLMKATEQLASMEMLAVDPLKRIIAPRFWAGQLSMPLLALIFSAVAIFGGYMVGVEWLGVDAGAFWSNMKSSVDFYEDVLNGIIKSVVFGTVITWIAVYQGYDCLPTSEGIGRATTKTVVYSSLAILGLDFFLTAVMFGGLN
- a CDS encoding ATP-binding cassette domain-containing protein, which produces MTFNQSNAIEIKGMSFYRGNRAIFDDITLSVPRGKVTAIMGPSGSGKTTLLRLIGGQIAPDKGQVLFEGLDVPTLKREKLYEVRKKMGMLFQSGALFSELSVFDNVAFPLREHTTLSEALIRDIVLMKLQAVGLRGARELMPNELSGGMKRRAALARTIALDPSVVMYDEPFAGQDPISMGVLVQLIRLLNDALNITSIIVSHDVHETISIADYTYVIAEGRVIGEGTPDQLMNKASSWVKQFMQGLPDGPVPFHYPAPNYEFDLLGE
- a CDS encoding KpsF/GutQ family sugar-phosphate isomerase, coding for MKTITNKFIALGKAVVQTETEAVQALIERIDEQFAKACELLIQVEGRIVVTGMGKSGHIGGKIAATLASTGSPSFFVHPGEASHGDMGMITKKDAVIAISNSGETNEILTILPLIKRLGVPLISLTSNPKSTLALCADISLDISVKKEACALGLAPTSSTTVTLVMGDALAIALLDAKGFSAEDFALSHPGGSLGRRLLLKIDDILHTGNAIPIVQQTATVKEALIEMTRCNLGITAIVDSAQKQIGLFTDGDLRRALDLDINISKTPITQVMTPRGKVINKGLLAAEALRIMESNKINALLVVDEDRKLVGALNMHDLLRAGVM
- the lptC gene encoding LPS export ABC transporter periplasmic protein LptC yields the protein MQQLTLSVLFALILSLGITAFWLQYQVLSEPSQTESSPSVLSESMHTVTAFRFDASGNKVQTIKMESWFQYTKDPNIFMEFPIVEVQNPDGTDWYLTANKGLGKETKVKGQFDVISLIDSVDVRQRKNGILQLALQTQQLDYQPKTKDVATNLPVQIKNENLNLNATGMKANITDKQITFLGRVNSRYVP
- the lptA gene encoding lipopolysaccharide transport periplasmic protein LptA; translation: MYHKHNNPLRKTKHSPSPSAKSILCLLFFLASFISVSSYANTLSFKSDAPIEIESDHVVFDQNTGELTYQGNVIVISGTQKLYANKVILKRDNQKGIQSIQATGTPAHFINLLKDEVTPVHAYASQIDYDPNLALLTLTGQAKIVHQADTFEGPLLRYIIEDQKIEAIHSKNQRPKMTITPQG
- the lptB gene encoding LPS export ABC transporter ATP-binding protein, whose translation is MSHSLIAQDLSKRFKSRQVVKQVSFKVNSGQVVGLLGPNGAGKTTCFYMVVGLIACNTGHVFLNDEDITQLPMHLRAQKGIGYLPQEASVFRKLSVEQNILAILETRTDLDKQKKSQHLENLLKEFNLNHIKNNLGISLSGGERRRVEIARALALSPKFILLDEPFAGVDPISIQEIKQQIKYLAQRDIGILITDHNVRDTLAICDNATIISEGTVIAMGGAQEILSNQKVRDVYLGEEFTL